In Erinaceus europaeus chromosome 10, mEriEur2.1, whole genome shotgun sequence, one DNA window encodes the following:
- the RMI1 gene encoding recQ-mediated genome instability protein 1, with protein sequence MSVTSIALRVETWLLATWHVKVPLTWLEACVNWIQEENANVNLSQAQINKQVFEQWLLTDLRDLEHPLLPDGILEVHKGELNGFFALQINSLIDVSQPAYSQIQRLRGKNTTNDLVTAETQVTPKPWEARPSRMLMLQLTDGIVQMQGMEYQSIPVLHSDLPPGTKILIYGNISFRLGVLLLKPENVKVLGGEVDALLEEYAQEKVLARLIGEPDPVVSIIPSNSNENIPGNTDALDLLGPSDEELLASLEENDVFAANSDISLERRCFSTVTAANIVSTSEEKPLNQSMHFADGELDDFELEEALLLEETVQKEQMKTEELQPLIFNRNTNESTERFSHKPTTLNDFSLHCKNGSSSWNERLSEEMINEDRFSCSSPRDERSNSFSAHSYEPILYDFTNKVKNSEIDNKIKQATGSSDGYSLNSQILNRELDMGVPKSTTSAENNHHLQTCSLRSSETSTNLSVTMDLYSPPFIYLSVLMANKPKETVTVKVKAFIVTLTGNLSSSGGTWNITAKISDGTAYLDVDFIDEILTSMIGFSVPEMKRLKKNPLQYQKFLEGLQKCQRDLIDLCCIMTLSFNPSLSKAMVLALEDINMEHLEDLKKRLNK encoded by the coding sequence atgagTGTAACTAGTATTGCATTAAGAGTTGAAACGTGGCTTTTAGCTACATGGCATGTTAAAGTACCTCTGACGTGGCTAGAAGCTTGTGTTAACTGGATCCAAGAAGAAAATGCTAATGTTAATCTGAGTCAggctcaaataaataaacaagtgttTGAACAATGGCTTCTTACTGATCTGAGAGATCTGGAGCATCCTCTTTTACCTGATGGCATTCTGGAAGTTCATAAAGGAGAACTGAATGGGTTTTTTGCTCTGCAGATTAATTCACTGATTGATGTAAGTCAACCTGCATATTCTCAGATACAAAGATTGAGAGGAAAGAATACTACAAATGACCTAGTTACAGCTGAAACACAAGTTACCCCAAAACCTTGGGAAGCAAGGCCTTCACGAATGTTGATGCTTCAGCTAACTGATGGAATTGTACAAATGCAGGGGATGGAGTATCAGTCTATTCCAGTTCTTCATAGTGATCTGCCTCCAGGAACAAAAATTTTGATCTATGGAAATATTTCTTTCCGACTTGGTGTTCTCTTATTGAAACCCGAGAATGTGAAGGTGTTGGGAGGAGAAGTAGATGCTCTTTTAGAGGAATATGCCCAAGAAAAAGTACTTGCAAGACTGATTGGGGAACCTGATCCTGTAGTTTCAATCATACCAAGTAATTCTAACGAAAATATTCCTGGAAATACAGATGCTCTAGATCTGTTAGGGCCTTCTGATGAAGAACTCTTGGCAAGTCTTGAAGAAAATGATGTGTTTGCAGCAAATAGTGATATCTCCTTAGAAAGAAGATGTTTTAGCACAGTTACTGCTGCAAATATTGTTTCCACAAGTGAGGAGAAACCATTAAATCAATCTATGCATTTTGCTGATGGGGAATTAGATGATTTTGAATTGGAGGAAGCCTTGCTTTTAGAAGAAACTGTccaaaaagaacaaatgaaaacTGAGGAATTGCAGCCATTGATTTTCAACAGAAACACAAATGAAAGTACAGAGAGATTTTCACATAAACCTACTACTCTGAATGATTTTTCTTTGCATTGCAAAAATGGAAGCAGTAGTTGGAATGAAAGACTATCTGAAGAAATGATTAATGAAGACAGATTTAGTTGTTCATCTCCTAGAGATGAAAGAAGTAATAGTTTTTCAGCTCATAGTTATGAACCCATACTTTATGATTTTACAAACAAAGTTAAGAACTCAGagatagataataaaataaaacaagccaCTGGCAGTTCAGATGGATACTCCTTAAACAGTCAAATCTTAAATAGAGAGCTGGACATGGGTGTACCAAAAAGTACAACATCTGCTGAAAATAACCACCATTTACAGACTTGTTCTTTAAGATCATCGGAGACTAGCACTAATCTTTCTGTCACCATGGATTTGTATTCTCCACCTTTTATCTATTTGTCTGTTCTAATGGCCAACAAGCCAAAGGAAACTGTAACAGTGAAAGTCAAAGCTTTTATTGTAACCTTAACTGGAAATCTTTCTAGTTCTGGTGGTACTTGGAATATAACAGCAAAAATTTCTGATGGTACCGCCTATCTAGATGTAGACTTCATAGATGAAATACTTACTAGCATGATAGGGTTTTCAGTACCAGAAATGAAAAGGTTAAAAAAGAATCCTCTTCAGTATCAAAAGTTCCTTGAAGGTTTGCAGAAATGTCAGCGAGATCTAATAGATTTGTGCTGCATAATGACTCTATCATTTAATCCCTCCTTGTCAAAAGCAATGGTTTTAGCACTAGAAGACATTAATATGGAACACCTTGAGGACCTAAAGAAgcgattaaataaataa